In one Asterias amurensis chromosome 9, ASM3211899v1 genomic region, the following are encoded:
- the LOC139941657 gene encoding uncharacterized protein, with amino-acid sequence MMVSLLHRGSIVALLIVLFSRELTCISILRGPIDRIVIEGETVVFTCQIRNKGNFKVFWYFDRDARYLSADTVFFEDARSPRLSIVGNQRNGFFNLRISPVRRTDAGIYRCGFVPVGSTQLMDVRARLTVHVPPLDGFPRCEIDPPVGLALRQRATLTCTSEGGIPPASLTWLQNGTPITPAVLHRNVIERLFDEALNGVEFTCQAKSPAFMGVRTCSFVPLRIDPTARIEPPQLIATPGQDVTFTCIAGGVSPIVEYMWVFGNIIVPSLEDGDRFVLTMNHVSLTIRNVQLVDDMTSVRCTVVTPNGLTATAGALLRVLLAENIPTTILAETTTLAEVTTIIPTTLTANPNQTFPLPTPEYGGGLGGGTIIGIVIGAIVAAQIVIACFVFTSHKIISKYERHRDMAMVPSLASWTGQQTHVQPYQGLDQTGRSASTLRYLSLHPLRAPPSRYSCVDVGVYEAAVDSNTNTIVYDSGYIPNNNTTQQANQDSMDDMNNEYQPVPTAPQMETAFYEQPKESAAIDRSSSREEPYYEPAAEEASTGTKQGTAASQKDLYYEPPVEDTHVGTGGKQGTGASQPDIYYERPPLEDAPTGTKQGTPASQQELYYEPPVEDTPIDTGSKQGTGASQPDIYYEQPPVEDTPIGTKQGTSATHDDLYYEPPPNELNDHTLSDEETDNYELPPVVNDQQTAETEPEYYEPPVELQTTVTDSLAGEHEYDVTPDDDNEYEIPGNTDIYVEQD; translated from the coding sequence ATGATGGTTAGCTTACTTCATCGTGGGTCTATAGTGGCTCTACTGATTGTCTTATTTTCTCGTGAGTTGACATGTATTTCAATACTACGGGGTCCCATTGACCGTATTGTCATCGAGGGTGAAACTGTTGTCTTTACATGTCAGATTAGGAACAAGGGGAACTTCAAGGTGTTCTGGTACTTCGACCGAGATGCACGCTACCTTTCGGCTGACACTGTGTTTTTCGAGGACGCCCGGAGTCCAAGGTTGAGCATCGTGGGTAATCAACGAAACGGCTTCTTCAACCTGAGGATCTCCCCGGTGAGACGCACCGATGCCGGCATCTACCGTTGCGGGTTTGTTCCGGTGGGATCAACCCAGCTGATGGACGTGAGGGCCCGGCTGACTGTCCACGTCCCACCGCTGGACGGCTTCCCACGGTGTGAGATCGACCCGCCTGTTGGTCTCGCTCTCAGGCAGAGAGCTACACTGACTTGCACGTCGGAAGGAGGCATACCACCAGCCTCGCTCACCTGGCTTCAAAATGGCACTCCAATCACCCCTGCCGTACTGCACCGTAACGTCATCGAGAGACTCTTCGACGAGGCCTTAAACGGAGTTGAATTCACCTGCCAGGCAAAAAGCCCAGCTTTCATGGGGGTACGTACTTGCTCTTTTGTCCCCCTTCGTATCGACCCGACAGCCCGTATAGAGCCTCCACAACTTATAGCCACGCCAGGTCAAGATGTCACGTTCACGTGCATAGCTGGTGGCGTGTCTCCTATCGTTGAATACATGTGGGTCTTTGGCAACATTATTGTCCCGTCGTTGGAGGACGGTGACCGGTTTGTACTCACCAtgaaccatgtaagtttaacaaTCCGTAATGTTCAGTTAGTGGACGACATGACCTCAGTGAGATGTACTGTAGTCACGCCGAACGGACTCACAGCGACTGCGGGAGCCTTGCTAAGGGTTCTACTTGCCGAGAACATACCCACCACCATCTTGGCTGAGACCACCACTTTGGCTGAGGTCACCACAATAATCCCAACAACTCTCACTGCAAATCCCAATCAGACTTTCCCCCTTCCGACTCCAGAATATGGAGGAGGGCTCGGAGGTGGAACAATCATCGGCATAGTTATCGGTGCCATTGTTGCAGCCCAAATCGTCATCGCCTGTTTTGTGTTTACATCTCACAAAATTATATCAAAGTATGAACGTCATCGTGATATGGCTATGGTGCCTTCTCTAGCCAGTTGGACCGGCCAACAGACGCACGTTCAACCCTACCAAGGACTGGACCAGACAGGCCGTTCCGCTTCAACCCTTCGTTACCTCAGCCTGCACCCACTCCGTGCACCCCCTTCCCGGTACTCATGCGTCGACGTCGGGGTCTACGAGGCTGCAGTCGACTCAAACACGAACACCATTGTATACGACTCGGGATACATTCCAAACAACAACACCACCCAGCAGGCGAATCAAGACTCGATGGATGACATGAATAACGAGTATCAGCCTGTACCTACAGCACCACAAATGGAAACAGCATTCTACGAACAACCGAAGGAATCGGCAGCCATAGACCGGTCATCATCAAGGGAAGAGCCCTATTATGAACCAGCTGCAGAGGAGGCTTCTACCGGTACCAAACAAGGGACGGCAGCAAGCCAGAAAGACTTATACTACGAACCACCAGTAGAAGATACACATGTCGGTACTGGTGGCAAACAAGGGACAGGAGCAAGCCAGCCAGACATATACTACGAGCGACCGCCACTAGAGGACGCACCAACCGGTACAAAACAAGGGACGCCAGCAAGCCAGCAAGAACTGTACTACGAGCCGCCAGTAGAAGACACACCTATTGATACTGGTAGCAAACAAGGGACAGGAGCAAGTCAGCCAGACATATACTACGAGCAGCCACCAGTAGAGGACACACCAATCGGTACCAAACAAGGGACGTCAGCAACCCATGACGACCTGTACTACGAGCCACCTCCTAATGAACTAAACGACCATACATTGTCAGACGAAGAGACCGACAATTACGAACTCCCGCCTGTCGTGAACGACCAGCAGACGGCCGAGACGGAACCGGAGTATTACGAACCGCCCGTTGAACTACAAACTACTGTTACGGATTCACTCGCCGGTGAACACGAATATGACGTCACGCCTGACGATGACAATGAGTATGAAATTCCCGGCAATACTGACATTTATGTGGAACAAGATTAA